CGGCGCTTCCTCGTTCTCGACTTTCCGAACTTACCTTTGGGATTGGCCATTTCCGCTCCACTCCTGTCACGAAAGGTTGATGCCTGTAACTCAGTCTTTATCCGATCTTCGGTCTATCTTTGTGCGAAGACCTAGATCGGCCAGGGCCGCCAGACGGACATCGTACGATGTCACGGGACAATCGCACGGCCCCTCGTTGAGGTTCTTGCCGCACGACGGGCAGAGCCCCTTGCACTCATCCGCGCACACGAGCTTCATCGGCATGGCAAGGGAAAGGCTCTCCCTCACATCTGGTCCGATGTCGACGACGTCCCCTTGATACTCGCGTACATCATCCCCTCGGCCCTCGCCAGCCGGGGAACGGGAAGACTGCCCGCCCTCGGGTCCCCTCACGTATTGCCGCTCAAAGTCGGAGATGATCTCGAGCTCAAACGGTGTGAGACACCGGTCGCACGTGGCCCGGACACGGGCCTTCGCCTTTCCCTGGACCAAGAGGGTGCCGTGGCCCGTGTTCGTAACGCGCACATGCACCTCGGCGGGCTCGGAGAGCTCAAGCTCCCTGCCGGCAGCGCCCACGCTGCCAACCGCCCCGCGCAAGTCGGCCTCGATGGCCGCACCCTTGATATCCCTGATCGTCGAGACGTCGACGCGCACGGTGAACATGCCTCCGCACAACAAGACAAATTATAAGCCAGGGTCCCCCTGGCGTCAAGAAAAACCCCCGGAAGGCCGAGAGGCCTGGCCACCAAGTATGGCGCCATGTTTTCGTCTCCTCTGTTCAAGGCTCCAGGGTTGCCGGCGCTTGGACGACGCGGCGTGAAGAATTCGGCTATCTTAAGCGCCGAATTCGAACGAGGCGCGCGACATACTTAGTCGCCCGCCGCGGCATCCTGGACACACGCCTGGTGAGCGCGATCGACCTTGCCGGAGTTGTGAAGCCGGCTGCCCGCGAAATGAATGCAAAAGTGCCCAGGGAATCCGTTGCCGCGGATAGTTTCGCCACCGTGAGGCATTCCGTTCATGGAGGCGGCGATCCG
Above is a genomic segment from Bacillota bacterium containing:
- a CDS encoding DUF177 domain-containing protein codes for the protein MRVDVSTIRDIKGAAIEADLRGAVGSVGAAGRELELSEPAEVHVRVTNTGHGTLLVQGKAKARVRATCDRCLTPFELEIISDFERQYVRGPEGGQSSRSPAGEGRGDDVREYQGDVVDIGPDVRESLSLAMPMKLVCADECKGLCPSCGKNLNEGPCDCPVTSYDVRLAALADLGLRTKIDRRSDKD